One window from the genome of Kaistella carnis encodes:
- the gcvP gene encoding aminomethyl-transferring glycine dehydrogenase translates to MNTTQFVNRHISLNEADQQAMLAKIGVSDIEELIGQTIPDSIRLAKDLDISEPLSEQEMLDHSKELASQNLLFENYIGFGYHNTILPSVIQRNILENPSWYTAYTPYQAEIAQGRLEALLNFQTVVCDLTGFKLANASLLDESTAAAEAMHMFFESRTKAQKKAGAQKFFVSDLVFPQTIAVLKTKAEGLGIDVIVGNHKNHQFNDSYFGVLLQYPGKNGIIIDYSESIKHYKEFDLQVVVACDPMALVKLKSPADMGADCAVGTTQRFGIPMGYGGPHAAFFACKEDYKRDIPGRIIGVSQDAYGQRALRMALQTREQHIKREKATSNICTAQVLLAVMAGMYAVFHGPKGLNFIADQIHFKAMALNDGLKMLGYDIVEEPIFDTVKFRIHEDDKKRLMTKMREHKINLNYFSEGFISISLNEASTAAKVQDLFDAFAGFLDKQSFKLEFKEEVQIPQEFLRTDAILKEEVFNKYHTETELMRYIKRLERKDLSLTHSMISLGSCTMKLNAATQMLPLSWAEWGSVHPFVPTEQAGGYQYLIKELEKDLAEITGFAGTSLQPNSGAQGEYAGLMVIREYHKSRGEGHRNIALIPQSAHGTNPASAVLAGMKVVVVKNLESGEIDFEDLKAKAEQHSANLSAVMITYPSTYGFFDDNIKEITDLIHQHGGQIYMDGANMNAQVGYTSPGNIGADVCHLNLHKTFAIPHGGGGPGVGPICVAEHLVKFLPSNPNIKIGSSESIEAISAAPYGSSLVLNISYAYIKMLGTDGLKKATGYAILNANYLKEVLSEHFPILYANRKGRVAHECIVDFRQFKAFGIEVADVAKRLMDYGYHAPTVSFPVAGTLMIEPTESESKAELDRFAEALISIKREIDEIAEGKYDTENNVLKNAPHTQQVVISDTWDRPYSREKAAYPLDWVRDNKFFASVSRVDEAYGDRNLVCTCAPIESYM, encoded by the coding sequence ATGAATACCACACAATTTGTAAATCGTCACATTTCTTTAAATGAAGCCGATCAGCAAGCCATGTTAGCAAAAATCGGTGTCTCAGATATCGAAGAATTAATTGGGCAGACTATTCCCGATTCCATCCGTTTAGCGAAGGATTTAGATATTTCTGAGCCTCTTTCAGAACAGGAAATGCTGGACCATTCCAAAGAATTGGCTTCTCAGAATTTACTTTTCGAAAACTACATTGGTTTTGGGTACCACAATACCATTTTGCCAAGTGTTATCCAGAGAAATATTTTAGAGAACCCATCTTGGTATACCGCTTATACTCCATATCAGGCAGAGATCGCCCAAGGTCGTTTGGAAGCGCTTTTGAATTTCCAAACTGTGGTGTGTGATCTTACAGGATTTAAGTTAGCAAATGCTTCTCTTCTGGATGAATCTACAGCGGCAGCGGAAGCCATGCACATGTTCTTTGAAAGCAGAACCAAAGCTCAGAAAAAAGCAGGTGCTCAAAAATTCTTTGTTTCCGATCTTGTATTTCCGCAAACCATTGCCGTTTTAAAAACGAAAGCAGAAGGTTTAGGAATTGATGTCATTGTGGGGAACCATAAAAATCATCAGTTCAACGATTCTTATTTCGGAGTTTTATTACAATATCCTGGTAAGAATGGGATCATCATTGACTATTCTGAATCTATTAAGCATTACAAAGAATTTGATCTTCAGGTTGTTGTTGCTTGTGATCCAATGGCGTTGGTGAAATTAAAATCTCCGGCGGATATGGGTGCAGATTGTGCCGTTGGAACAACCCAGCGATTTGGAATTCCAATGGGTTATGGCGGTCCTCACGCTGCATTTTTTGCGTGTAAAGAGGATTACAAACGTGATATTCCAGGAAGAATCATCGGTGTTTCACAGGATGCTTACGGACAGCGCGCTCTACGAATGGCTTTGCAAACGAGAGAGCAGCACATTAAAAGAGAAAAAGCGACATCTAATATTTGTACCGCTCAGGTTTTATTAGCTGTTATGGCGGGAATGTACGCCGTTTTCCACGGTCCGAAAGGTTTAAATTTCATCGCAGATCAAATTCACTTCAAAGCAATGGCTTTAAATGACGGACTGAAGATGTTAGGATACGATATTGTCGAAGAGCCCATCTTTGATACCGTGAAATTCAGAATTCATGAAGACGATAAAAAAAGGTTGATGACAAAAATGCGTGAGCACAAAATCAATCTGAATTATTTCTCTGAAGGATTTATCAGTATATCTCTGAATGAAGCTTCTACTGCTGCGAAAGTTCAGGATCTTTTCGATGCATTTGCAGGATTTTTAGATAAGCAAAGTTTTAAACTTGAATTTAAAGAAGAAGTTCAAATTCCTCAGGAATTTTTAAGAACCGACGCTATTCTGAAAGAAGAAGTATTCAATAAATACCATACAGAAACGGAATTGATGAGATACATCAAACGTTTGGAGCGAAAGGATCTTTCTCTTACCCATTCCATGATTTCTCTCGGTTCTTGTACCATGAAACTGAATGCTGCTACCCAAATGTTACCACTTTCTTGGGCAGAATGGGGAAGTGTTCATCCGTTTGTACCAACCGAACAAGCCGGAGGTTATCAATATTTGATCAAAGAACTAGAAAAAGATTTAGCCGAAATTACAGGATTTGCTGGAACTTCATTACAGCCTAATTCAGGTGCACAGGGAGAATATGCTGGTTTAATGGTGATTCGTGAATATCACAAATCCCGCGGCGAAGGTCACCGAAATATCGCTCTTATTCCACAGTCTGCACACGGAACAAATCCGGCCTCTGCAGTACTTGCCGGAATGAAAGTCGTGGTGGTGAAAAATCTGGAAAGTGGAGAAATCGATTTTGAAGATTTAAAAGCAAAAGCCGAGCAACACAGTGCGAACCTTTCTGCGGTCATGATCACTTATCCTTCAACTTATGGTTTCTTTGATGACAATATTAAAGAAATTACGGATTTAATTCATCAACATGGTGGACAAATCTATATGGATGGTGCCAATATGAATGCTCAGGTAGGTTACACTTCACCCGGAAATATCGGGGCCGATGTTTGTCACCTGAATTTACATAAAACATTCGCAATTCCACATGGTGGCGGTGGTCCTGGAGTTGGACCGATCTGTGTTGCGGAACATTTGGTTAAATTTTTACCAAGCAATCCAAATATCAAAATTGGAAGCAGCGAGTCCATCGAAGCGATTTCCGCAGCACCTTATGGATCATCTTTAGTTTTAAATATTTCGTATGCCTACATTAAAATGTTGGGTACAGATGGATTGAAAAAAGCCACGGGTTATGCGATTTTAAATGCCAATTATTTAAAAGAAGTGCTGTCCGAGCATTTCCCAATTTTATATGCGAACAGAAAAGGCAGAGTGGCTCACGAGTGTATCGTAGATTTCCGTCAGTTCAAAGCTTTCGGAATTGAAGTTGCCGATGTTGCAAAACGTTTGATGGATTACGGATATCACGCACCAACAGTAAGTTTCCCTGTAGCAGGAACGTTGATGATTGAACCTACAGAATCTGAAAGCAAAGCAGAACTTGACCGTTTCGCAGAAGCTTTAATTTCCATAAAAAGAGAAATTGATGAGATCGCAGAAGGTAAATATGATACCGAAAATAACGTGTTGAAAAATGCGCCACATACACAGCAAGTTGTAATTTCAGACACTTGGGACAGACCTTATAGCCGAGAAAAAGCCGCTTATCCACTCGATTGGGTTCGTGACAATAAATTTTTTGCTTCCGTTTCGAGAGTTGATGAAGCGTATGGTGACCGTAATTTGGTGTGTACTTGTGCACCGATCGAAAGTTATATGTAA
- a CDS encoding DUF962 domain-containing protein: MKTRIKNYKEFYEFYLTEHSKMWTRIFHFLGTLLLFAVLFYVIKSGKERFLWYVPIFGYGFAWFSHAVFEKNTPATFRYPLWSLISDFRMFFELLTGKLKFKN, translated from the coding sequence ATGAAGACCAGAATTAAAAATTATAAAGAATTCTATGAATTCTACCTCACCGAACACTCCAAAATGTGGACACGAATTTTCCATTTTCTGGGAACCCTCTTACTTTTTGCCGTCCTATTTTATGTGATTAAATCAGGTAAAGAACGCTTTCTTTGGTATGTTCCGATCTTTGGATATGGATTTGCGTGGTTCAGTCATGCCGTTTTTGAGAAAAATACTCCCGCGACTTTCAGATATCCGTTGTGGAGTTTGATTTCCGATTTTAGAATGTTTTTTGAACTTCTTACAGGCAAATTAAAATTTAAGAACTGA
- a CDS encoding SPFH domain-containing protein: MAFLGVIIFFGMIVLFASFFTVNQATAAIVERLGKFLVVRQSGLHLKIPFIDKVAKRMNLRIQQLDVIIDTKTLDNVFIRMKVSVQYQVIASQVADSFYRLENPENQITSYVFDVVRAEVPKLKLDDVFVRKDDVAIAVKGELQEAMQSYGYDIIKALVTDIDPDEQVKHAMNRINAAEREKTAAEYESEAQKIRIVAVAKAEAESKKLQGQGIADQRREIAAGLVESVKMLNEANINAQEASALIVVTQHYDTLQAIGSSNKSSLVLLPNSPNSASTLLNDLMVSMAATQQMEHIQK; encoded by the coding sequence ATGGCATTTTTAGGAGTAATCATTTTTTTCGGAATGATTGTATTATTCGCATCATTTTTTACAGTAAACCAAGCAACTGCCGCGATTGTAGAACGTTTGGGAAAATTTTTGGTCGTTCGTCAATCCGGCCTTCATTTGAAAATTCCCTTTATCGATAAAGTAGCGAAACGAATGAATTTGAGAATTCAACAATTGGATGTAATAATAGACACCAAAACGTTGGATAACGTGTTTATCAGAATGAAAGTTTCTGTTCAGTATCAGGTTATTGCGTCTCAAGTTGCAGATTCATTTTACCGACTAGAAAATCCGGAAAATCAAATTACTTCATACGTTTTTGATGTCGTAAGAGCAGAAGTTCCAAAGTTGAAGCTGGATGATGTTTTTGTAAGAAAAGACGATGTTGCGATTGCGGTAAAAGGAGAACTTCAGGAGGCGATGCAAAGTTATGGGTATGACATCATTAAAGCATTGGTTACCGATATCGATCCCGATGAGCAGGTGAAACATGCGATGAATAGAATTAATGCGGCAGAACGTGAAAAAACTGCAGCTGAATACGAATCTGAAGCTCAAAAAATTAGAATTGTTGCGGTGGCGAAAGCAGAAGCAGAATCTAAAAAATTACAGGGTCAAGGTATCGCGGATCAGCGTAGAGAGATTGCTGCCGGTTTGGTAGAATCTGTAAAAATGTTGAATGAAGCAAACATCAATGCACAGGAAGCTTCGGCGCTAATTGTTGTTACGCAGCATTATGACACACTTCAGGCGATTGGTTCTTCTAACAAGAGCAGCTTGGTCTTATTGCCGAATTCACCTAACTCTGCAAGCACTTTATTAAATGATTTAATGGTTTCTATGGCTGCAACCCAGCAAATGGAACACATTCAAAAATAA
- a CDS encoding APC family permease, giving the protein MNQLFRRKQYKASDHPSGLVRVLGVWDIVFFGIAAIIGAGSFSSLGEAVFRGGPGVIILYIICGFACGFTALCYAEFASRIPTAGSAYTYAYASFGELIAWIIGWALIMEYSFGNIYVAFSWSDYFTSFIGRIGFHIPEYLTCSYPEAKKAFLAGSENKELINAWKNAPLIGNLKLILDIPALVINGLITWLVYRGVRESKNFNNALVLMKLGVIVLIILVGVAYVNVDNWMPINPETQVASFMPNGFAGVMTAVSGVFFAYIGFDALSVLSEETKDPQKNLPRGMIISLVLCTVIYIILTLVLTGMVDYRKFDGVGDPLSFIFEKANANLPWMELTVSFVAIIAITTVLLVFQMGQPRIWYAMSRDGLMPKKFMDIHPKHKTPSFATIVTGIVVGVPILFTDKSFILDFTSIGTIFAFVLVCGGVLLLPSKEKLPGRFHMPYINSRFIFPVIFLGGLTFFYFWQPEFFHNLMEWNDAKEGEFRISMFFFLVLNIALCVLAFVKNLSLIPLMGLSSCLYLLTGMTHNNWFWFTVWFGIGLIIYFSYGYRNSKIHRELNGDLD; this is encoded by the coding sequence ATGAACCAACTCTTTCGAAGAAAACAATACAAAGCAAGTGATCATCCTTCTGGTTTAGTTCGTGTTTTAGGGGTTTGGGATATTGTATTTTTTGGGATTGCCGCCATTATTGGTGCCGGAAGTTTCAGTTCTTTAGGAGAAGCGGTGTTCCGTGGCGGACCCGGTGTTATTATTTTGTACATCATTTGTGGATTTGCCTGTGGTTTTACGGCATTATGCTACGCTGAATTTGCGAGTAGAATCCCAACTGCCGGCTCAGCGTATACCTACGCCTACGCAAGTTTTGGTGAATTGATCGCCTGGATTATCGGGTGGGCTTTAATCATGGAATATTCATTTGGAAATATTTACGTCGCCTTCTCCTGGTCCGATTATTTTACCAGTTTTATCGGTAGAATCGGATTTCACATTCCGGAATATTTAACCTGCAGCTATCCGGAAGCTAAAAAAGCTTTTCTTGCCGGATCTGAAAATAAAGAACTCATAAATGCTTGGAAAAATGCGCCATTGATCGGAAACTTAAAATTGATTTTGGATATTCCTGCCCTGGTAATCAATGGATTGATCACTTGGTTGGTTTATCGTGGCGTTCGTGAAAGTAAAAACTTCAATAATGCTTTAGTCTTAATGAAACTGGGGGTAATCGTCTTGATCATTTTAGTCGGAGTCGCCTACGTAAATGTTGATAACTGGATGCCGATCAATCCCGAAACACAAGTAGCTTCCTTCATGCCAAATGGTTTTGCCGGAGTTATGACCGCAGTTTCCGGAGTTTTCTTTGCCTATATTGGTTTTGATGCATTGAGTGTTTTATCGGAAGAAACCAAAGATCCCCAGAAAAATCTTCCACGCGGAATGATTATTTCCCTGGTTTTGTGTACCGTTATCTATATCATCTTAACCTTGGTTCTTACCGGAATGGTAGATTACAGAAAATTTGACGGCGTTGGTGATCCACTCTCTTTTATTTTTGAAAAGGCAAATGCCAACCTTCCCTGGATGGAATTAACGGTTTCTTTTGTGGCGATCATTGCAATTACCACTGTATTGTTGGTTTTCCAAATGGGTCAGCCCAGAATATGGTATGCTATGAGTCGTGATGGTTTGATGCCAAAAAAATTCATGGATATTCATCCGAAACATAAAACCCCTTCTTTCGCGACCATTGTTACGGGAATCGTAGTGGGTGTCCCTATTTTATTTACGGATAAATCCTTCATTCTGGATTTCACCAGTATCGGGACGATCTTCGCTTTTGTATTGGTATGCGGGGGTGTTCTTTTACTTCCATCAAAGGAAAAATTACCGGGAAGATTCCACATGCCTTATATCAATTCAAGGTTCATATTTCCTGTAATATTTTTAGGAGGCCTTACTTTCTTTTATTTCTGGCAGCCTGAATTTTTTCACAATTTAATGGAATGGAATGATGCAAAAGAAGGAGAATTCAGAATTTCAATGTTCTTTTTCCTGGTTCTTAATATCGCGCTCTGTGTTTTGGCTTTCGTGAAAAACCTGTCTCTAATTCCGTTGATGGGACTTAGTTCGTGTCTTTATCTTTTGACCGGAATGACGCACAATAACTGGTTCTGGTTCACAGTGTGGTTTGGGATTGGTTTAATTATTTATTTCTCCTACGGTTATAGAAACAGTAAAATTCACCGGGAACTTAATGGCGATTTAGATTAA
- the dgt gene encoding dGTP triphosphohydrolase, which produces MNLNSLFTHQRTGNHPATSASRTDFQRDFDRIIFSASFRRLQNKTQVFPLPGSVFVHNRLTHSLEVSSVGRSMGSAVGEFIFNQFEKDLDENAQNFYLHNLHNVIAAACLCHDVGNPAFGHSGEDAIASYFEKNEQDLKSKFNEKEWADLVNFEGNANAIRVLTHQQNGKDEGGTQLTYTTLASIAKYPCEAIAKKKGIIHRKKFGFFQNEKETFLNIAKSVDMLQESEEPTIFKRHPFVWLVEAADDICYNIIDMEDAHRLGIVSTSDCENLFFELIKSENGNTKRVEDKLAVLTNANERISYLRAKVINALINKSIELYQQRFPEIMAGTLDKALLDIYKIDNPSLQEIENFSIEKIYNHKNVIEIENAGYNVMYELLNHFIPSILTAKDERKSYDKMALKLLPAQFLYEEGSEYQKVLGILDFVSGMTDNFATDLYRKIKGIDIGMTM; this is translated from the coding sequence ATGAATTTAAACAGCCTATTTACCCATCAGCGAACCGGAAATCACCCTGCAACTTCGGCGTCGCGCACCGATTTTCAAAGAGATTTTGACCGCATTATTTTTTCTGCCTCCTTTCGGAGACTGCAGAATAAAACGCAGGTTTTCCCCCTTCCGGGAAGTGTTTTCGTGCATAACCGCCTGACCCATTCCCTCGAAGTTTCTTCGGTGGGAAGAAGTATGGGAAGCGCCGTGGGAGAATTTATTTTCAATCAGTTTGAAAAAGATCTGGATGAAAATGCGCAGAATTTCTATTTACATAATCTTCACAATGTGATTGCAGCAGCCTGCCTTTGTCATGACGTTGGAAACCCGGCTTTTGGTCATTCGGGTGAAGATGCCATCGCGAGTTATTTCGAGAAGAATGAACAAGATTTAAAAAGTAAATTCAACGAGAAGGAATGGGCTGACTTGGTCAATTTCGAAGGAAATGCAAATGCGATAAGGGTTTTGACGCATCAGCAAAATGGGAAAGATGAAGGCGGGACTCAATTGACTTATACAACTTTGGCCAGTATTGCAAAATATCCGTGTGAGGCAATCGCGAAAAAGAAAGGAATCATTCACCGTAAAAAATTTGGTTTTTTTCAAAACGAAAAAGAAACCTTTTTAAATATCGCAAAATCGGTCGATATGTTACAGGAAAGTGAAGAACCCACTATTTTTAAAAGACATCCTTTTGTTTGGTTGGTAGAAGCGGCAGATGATATTTGCTACAATATCATCGATATGGAAGATGCGCACCGCTTAGGAATTGTGTCAACTTCCGATTGCGAAAATCTATTTTTTGAACTCATCAAATCGGAGAACGGAAATACAAAAAGAGTAGAAGATAAACTGGCAGTTTTGACCAATGCCAATGAACGCATTTCTTATTTGAGAGCCAAAGTCATCAATGCTTTAATTAATAAATCGATCGAACTTTACCAACAGCGTTTCCCCGAAATTATGGCGGGAACTTTAGATAAAGCGCTCCTTGATATTTATAAAATTGACAATCCTTCTTTACAGGAAATTGAAAACTTCTCTATCGAAAAAATTTACAATCACAAGAACGTAATCGAAATTGAAAATGCAGGTTATAATGTAATGTATGAGTTGCTGAATCATTTTATTCCCTCCATTCTTACTGCAAAAGATGAAAGAAAATCGTACGATAAAATGGCCTTGAAACTTTTGCCCGCACAATTTCTTTATGAAGAGGGAAGTGAGTACCAAAAAGTACTTGGTATTCTGGATTTTGTATCGGGAATGACCGATAATTTTGCTACCGATCTTTACCGGAAAATAAAAGGAATTGATATCGGGATGACGATGTAA
- a CDS encoding T9SS type B sorting domain-containing protein: protein MQKFYFLFAFTIFSLGFSQSISLYNPNLGGAVYGPEQYFCTGEKFDLKVDAVASSTGDYLMTGETPGMFPLSAGSTPITFMATGTDKFSNPIDIGFSFSFYGIDYTKVVAGSNGRLVFTNDARLNNLVDNTTYIDRTFNVAPNISTLASKDYNKVFKNNPSQELDLAQIFFGYTNLVPKSQLPKVAYNYKRVTYNGKDGLLISFQNLTLTDYSSSYDSSVLLLQDGKIVIYVNQKTRDNYNAILGIQNESGTKAKVPVHSSGGNYNNGPWKSEGKAWLFTPNQQLTPVFKWTNNGNPVGTNSDTLSNFTPSEGDVVKLEVTYLEDASILKTNQVIFKKIPTPVISSNSAGGCVSDVTLTVPNDPYLNFEWYREGNTTVLGTGNSYDATATGNYYVRALRKTLPICSVDSAPFSLNLNSTIPAFNATNLPLNFCDTTGAASKTINLYDYYPQNPSYTVLFTEGTVPVPNPANFVIAGNTVRNLNIKVNDAASGCSIDKDFPLRFDALPAKVTDLPKRYCFGETSVDVSQYLQDLAGPNFSVFDYEYSTNGTTYTSNFIFNPTQNPKIWVKISPKNSVSSTCTTISTIIFTEDPKVTANAPTTQLPPKCASAQTFDLASLIPEINPDPNVTVTFHNTLQDATTGSGAVSYNFRSGLGLTTLYIRAVSNITGCVSPDHPSITLLVYNKPNVLVNPISQSNCAGNTVFNLTQNADLLTDAAPPVTVTLEYYSANGAPLTPSQITNYDASIYGANPYIKVIYNTTCSDIINFNLAYNPKPVANQSDILICSETTYSLQDFKIKAVGNPSNYTFTDLSGNPLPASFDLTLLPQTINFLLKDNITGCTSDPQAINFVKGANSPLLTTFADITECDSDFDGKTEFKLDDVKNDFTTPDATFEYFKDAGLTQSISSNYTNETAFAQTVYVRITIPGFCPTVAKIYLKVNTPTKSSKLDDKYFICYQNTVSSTTSYLPVKIDAGTENDYFLWSDGQTSQVATFDQPGNYSVTYKKGINGCPYTHTFTISDENQPKIQVINQTNTSIEVIANGGEKPYRYYFNGVPQTSNILQNPTAPSYDIQVESATGCFGPPQTVYFIKINNAFTPNGDGINDVWKIENIDQMERVSIQIVDRNGAKVFESTTPDKSEWDGKMNGRALPTSTYWYVVSWYDAVTQKTEQRQGWILLKNRD from the coding sequence ATGCAGAAGTTTTATTTTTTATTTGCTTTTACTATTTTTTCTTTGGGTTTCAGTCAGTCTATCTCCTTGTATAATCCTAATCTTGGTGGTGCCGTTTATGGCCCAGAACAATATTTTTGTACAGGGGAAAAATTTGATTTGAAAGTTGATGCAGTAGCCAGTTCCACGGGTGATTATCTAATGACGGGTGAAACTCCGGGAATGTTTCCTTTGAGTGCGGGATCTACTCCTATTACCTTCATGGCGACCGGTACGGACAAATTCAGCAATCCTATTGATATCGGTTTTTCTTTTAGTTTTTACGGAATTGACTACACAAAAGTAGTGGCAGGAAGCAACGGAAGATTGGTTTTTACAAATGACGCCCGGCTGAATAATCTTGTGGATAATACAACTTATATCGACCGAACCTTTAATGTGGCTCCTAATATTTCGACTTTAGCCTCCAAAGATTATAACAAAGTATTTAAAAATAATCCCTCCCAGGAACTGGACTTGGCGCAGATTTTTTTCGGTTATACCAATTTAGTCCCAAAATCCCAGTTACCGAAGGTTGCTTATAATTATAAAAGAGTTACGTACAATGGTAAGGATGGATTATTGATTTCTTTTCAAAATCTTACCTTGACTGATTACTCCAGTTCATATGACAGTTCTGTACTTTTACTGCAAGATGGAAAAATTGTAATTTATGTCAACCAAAAAACCAGAGATAATTACAACGCTATTCTGGGAATTCAAAATGAAAGTGGGACAAAAGCTAAAGTTCCGGTACACAGTAGTGGCGGTAACTATAATAACGGACCGTGGAAAAGCGAAGGTAAAGCCTGGCTTTTTACGCCGAATCAACAATTAACGCCGGTATTTAAATGGACCAATAACGGGAACCCAGTTGGTACCAATTCAGATACCTTAAGTAATTTTACTCCTTCGGAAGGAGATGTGGTAAAATTAGAGGTAACGTATCTGGAAGATGCCAGCATCCTTAAGACCAATCAAGTCATTTTTAAAAAAATACCCACGCCCGTTATAAGTTCCAACAGTGCAGGAGGATGCGTAAGCGATGTAACACTAACCGTTCCGAATGATCCCTATTTAAATTTTGAATGGTATCGTGAAGGAAATACGACCGTTTTAGGAACTGGTAATTCCTATGATGCTACGGCAACAGGGAATTATTATGTGCGTGCTCTACGTAAAACTTTACCAATCTGTTCGGTAGATTCGGCACCTTTTTCCTTGAATCTTAATTCTACCATTCCTGCTTTTAATGCTACTAATCTTCCTTTAAATTTTTGTGATACCACTGGAGCTGCAAGCAAGACGATTAATTTATACGATTATTATCCTCAAAATCCGTCCTATACTGTTCTGTTTACGGAAGGAACGGTCCCGGTCCCCAATCCGGCAAATTTTGTCATCGCAGGTAATACGGTGAGAAACTTAAACATCAAAGTAAATGACGCTGCTTCAGGTTGCAGTATTGATAAGGATTTCCCGCTTCGTTTTGATGCTTTACCCGCAAAGGTTACTGATCTGCCAAAGCGTTACTGTTTTGGAGAAACTTCAGTAGATGTATCGCAATATCTTCAAGATTTAGCGGGTCCTAATTTTTCTGTTTTTGATTATGAGTATTCTACAAATGGCACTACATACACCTCGAATTTTATTTTTAATCCAACTCAAAATCCAAAAATTTGGGTAAAAATTTCTCCTAAAAATTCAGTCAGTTCAACCTGTACTACGATTTCAACAATTATTTTTACAGAAGATCCAAAAGTAACTGCAAATGCACCCACCACACAGTTACCCCCGAAATGTGCAAGCGCTCAGACGTTTGATTTAGCTTCTTTAATTCCAGAAATTAATCCTGATCCAAATGTTACGGTGACTTTTCACAATACTTTGCAGGATGCAACTACTGGAAGTGGAGCGGTGTCTTATAATTTCAGAAGTGGATTAGGTTTAACGACATTATATATTCGTGCGGTAAGCAATATCACAGGTTGTGTTTCCCCCGATCATCCTTCAATTACGCTTTTGGTTTACAACAAGCCTAATGTTCTCGTCAATCCAATTTCTCAATCGAATTGTGCTGGAAATACTGTCTTTAACCTAACCCAAAATGCTGATCTATTGACAGACGCGGCGCCACCGGTTACTGTAACTTTAGAATATTATTCTGCGAATGGAGCACCTTTAACGCCAAGTCAGATCACGAATTATGATGCCAGTATTTATGGCGCTAACCCGTACATTAAAGTGATTTACAATACGACTTGCAGTGATATTATTAATTTTAATTTAGCGTATAATCCAAAACCCGTCGCAAATCAATCTGATATCTTAATTTGTTCAGAAACTACATATTCTTTACAGGATTTTAAAATTAAAGCGGTCGGTAATCCGTCGAATTATACTTTTACTGATCTTTCAGGAAATCCTCTTCCTGCCAGTTTTGATCTTACCTTACTTCCACAAACCATCAATTTCTTATTAAAAGATAATATAACAGGCTGTACTTCGGATCCTCAAGCGATTAATTTTGTAAAAGGTGCAAATTCTCCGTTGCTTACAACTTTCGCAGATATTACGGAGTGCGATTCTGACTTTGACGGTAAAACAGAATTCAAGTTAGATGATGTTAAAAATGACTTCACCACTCCTGATGCCACTTTTGAATATTTTAAAGATGCAGGCTTAACGCAATCTATATCTTCAAATTATACCAATGAAACGGCGTTCGCACAAACGGTTTATGTTCGGATTACGATTCCCGGTTTCTGTCCGACAGTGGCGAAGATTTATCTAAAAGTAAATACGCCCACCAAATCGTCGAAACTTGATGACAAATATTTCATCTGTTACCAAAATACGGTAAGTTCCACGACTTCCTATCTTCCAGTAAAAATAGATGCCGGAACCGAAAATGATTATTTCTTATGGAGCGATGGCCAAACCAGCCAAGTAGCTACATTTGACCAACCAGGAAACTATTCAGTGACTTATAAGAAAGGAATCAATGGCTGTCCTTATACACATACTTTTACAATTTCCGACGAGAATCAGCCGAAAATTCAGGTAATCAATCAAACCAATACTTCAATTGAAGTCATTGCGAATGGGGGAGAAAAACCTTATCGATATTACTTCAATGGAGTGCCGCAAACGTCAAACATTTTACAAAATCCCACCGCACCTTCCTACGATATTCAGGTAGAATCAGCAACGGGTTGTTTTGGTCCGCCACAAACCGTATATTTTATTAAAATAAATAATGCTTTCACACCAAATGGCGATGGAATCAATGATGTCTGGAAGATCGAGAATATAGATCAAATGGAACGTGTTTCTATTCAAATCGTGGATCGAAATGGTGCCAAAGTCTTCGAATCGACCACGCCGGATAAAAGCGAGTGGGATGGAAAAATGAATGGCAGAGCGTTACCAACTTCTACTTACTGGTATGTTGTTTCCTGGTACGATGCCGTTACGCAAAAGACGGAGCAACGCCAAGGCTGGATTTTGCTGAAGAACAGAGATTAA